The following are from one region of the Alicyclobacillus fastidiosus genome:
- the rocF gene encoding arginase, which produces MKELRIIGVPSDLGQGRRGVDMGPSAIRYAGLDTALERLGYQVKDLGNINVPTPEMHEQTQNTKLRYLLEVKAVSESLCGIVSTVVSEGHVPLVLGGDHSIAIGSLAGMAQSSTNYGVIWFDAHGDMNTEETTPSGNIHGMPLAVSLGYGHEDLTRIGGCTPKVKPENVVLVGIRSIDEDEAKLIAKAGIRCYTMSEIDRRGMAVVMEEAIKIASNGTDGIHLSLDLDSLDPMFAPGVGTPVNGGVTYREGHLAMEMLSASNAIVSVDVVEVNPILDEQNRTAVMAVELIESLFGKTVL; this is translated from the coding sequence TTGAAGGAGTTACGCATCATCGGAGTTCCGTCTGACCTTGGGCAAGGACGGCGCGGTGTAGATATGGGACCAAGTGCAATTCGATACGCAGGTCTTGACACGGCGCTTGAACGCCTTGGATACCAAGTGAAGGATCTCGGCAATATCAACGTTCCGACGCCAGAAATGCATGAACAAACGCAGAACACAAAACTTCGGTATTTGCTCGAGGTTAAGGCTGTCTCTGAAAGTCTGTGCGGTATTGTAAGTACGGTCGTTTCGGAAGGACACGTACCACTCGTTCTCGGCGGCGACCACAGCATTGCTATTGGCAGTCTGGCCGGCATGGCGCAATCTAGCACCAATTATGGCGTCATCTGGTTTGATGCACACGGGGATATGAATACAGAGGAGACGACTCCCTCTGGAAACATCCATGGTATGCCCCTCGCTGTAAGTCTTGGTTATGGTCATGAGGATTTGACCCGAATTGGCGGCTGTACGCCCAAGGTGAAACCGGAGAATGTTGTACTCGTTGGCATTCGTTCAATTGACGAAGATGAAGCGAAACTGATCGCCAAGGCTGGCATTCGTTGCTACACGATGTCAGAAATCGACCGGCGCGGCATGGCTGTCGTCATGGAGGAAGCGATTAAAATCGCATCGAATGGAACAGACGGCATCCATCTGAGCCTGGACCTTGACTCCCTTGATCCGATGTTTGCTCCTGGCGTTGGTACTCCAGTCAATGGTGGCGTCACATACCGTGAAGGACACTTAGCGATGGAAATGTTGTCAGCATCGAACGCCATTGTTTCCGTTGACGTCGTTGAAGTGAATCCTATTCTTGATGAGCAAAACCGTACGGCCGTAATGGCTGTTGAACTCATCGAGTCATTGTTTGGGAAAACGGTTCTCTAA
- the recO gene encoding DNA repair protein RecO, which yields MQYNTEAIVIKTVRYGETHAIVTLLTPTGRVSAMAKSAMKPTSRLAAGVRLCAQGTYFMYQGSGMGNIQQVEMVASRRRLHEDLQSAAYAAYFCDLVLSVAPERPHGQSAMYRQFAAILDALVERPQDADVLARVFETKMCHWLGVSPNWRACIRCGEPLTEKYRYHMVEGGFVCQHCATAQDTNQSYAVPSATSKILYLFERTPIEQLGNVKISAATHKALKQTLYYQLVDFGGLYLKSRDILNQLVDAFDRKDGENG from the coding sequence GTGCAATACAACACCGAGGCTATCGTCATCAAAACGGTCCGGTACGGGGAGACGCACGCCATTGTGACACTGTTGACGCCCACTGGGCGGGTGTCTGCCATGGCGAAAAGCGCCATGAAGCCAACTAGCCGACTGGCCGCAGGCGTACGCCTGTGTGCACAGGGCACCTACTTCATGTATCAGGGAAGCGGCATGGGGAATATTCAACAAGTGGAGATGGTGGCCAGCCGTCGTCGACTGCACGAGGATTTACAGTCGGCGGCCTATGCCGCCTATTTTTGTGACCTCGTACTCTCAGTCGCACCGGAGCGGCCGCACGGCCAGTCGGCCATGTACCGTCAGTTTGCAGCCATTCTCGACGCGCTGGTGGAACGACCGCAGGACGCCGATGTACTCGCCCGCGTCTTTGAAACGAAGATGTGTCACTGGCTTGGGGTCAGTCCAAACTGGCGAGCATGTATTCGATGCGGCGAGCCGTTGACGGAAAAGTACCGGTACCACATGGTGGAGGGCGGTTTCGTCTGCCAGCATTGCGCCACAGCACAGGATACGAATCAGTCGTATGCAGTGCCTTCCGCCACCAGCAAGATTCTCTACTTGTTTGAGAGGACGCCAATCGAGCAACTGGGTAACGTAAAGATTTCGGCTGCTACACACAAAGCGTTAAAGCAAACGCTATACTATCAACTAGTGGATTTCGGAGGACTATATCTCAAGTCGCGAGACATTCTCAATCAGTTAGTCGATGCGTTTGACCGAAAGGATGGCGAGAACGGATGA
- the dnaG gene encoding DNA primase, whose protein sequence is MSKVPEWFIQELRQKVDIVEVVSEYVQLRRSGRSYSGLCPFHNERTPSFSVSSDRGMYHCFGCGAGGTVINFVMDIEGVSFPEAVIALAERAGMAIPEGLGTGTTQPNTKQQRHREAHDLAAQLYGYILMNMSAGVQALSYLEKRGITRKTIMEFRLGFAPNSQDVVVSALRRRGFEDDELVSCGLAVEMGSRIVDRFRGRIMIPICDKKGEVVGFGGRTMLPDGKPKYLNSPENDVFHKSKLLYNFHVARKSIRQQRTAILLEGYMDVISLAQAGISSGVASLGTSLTEEQASMLKADCDRVIIAYDGDSAGRKAAVRAIDLLQGAGIEPVVLSIPDGLDPDEYVRSHGGDAFSRLLSRRTLSVVQYLLDELRQKANLVSPVGRTDFVRAALQLLAERATPVEQEYELRNLSQEFNLSVETLKEELRTFSKQHKRHREQSVQRAAQTAVAQPLERAVSRASIGLLKAVLMDEMAAMYVMEKGLTELAEPLQTALLARLYAWRLANPTSDPSSFVDELEDEPLVQLASSLFFGETPEFSKDLLDDYVRTVERHHLEAEYRALLHQWIEVEASGDGNRAREIKLQVEQIQGQIATLKLPREQNAEG, encoded by the coding sequence GTGAGCAAGGTACCTGAGTGGTTTATTCAGGAACTACGCCAAAAGGTCGATATCGTGGAAGTCGTGTCTGAATATGTTCAGTTGCGTCGAAGTGGTCGTTCGTATTCCGGATTGTGCCCATTTCACAATGAGCGCACGCCATCCTTTTCGGTGTCCTCAGACCGTGGTATGTACCATTGTTTCGGCTGCGGTGCAGGTGGGACAGTGATTAATTTTGTGATGGATATCGAGGGGGTCTCCTTTCCGGAAGCGGTTATCGCGCTCGCGGAACGGGCCGGTATGGCCATTCCCGAAGGACTCGGTACCGGTACGACGCAACCCAATACGAAGCAACAGCGACATCGAGAAGCACACGACCTTGCGGCACAGTTGTATGGGTATATTTTAATGAATATGTCTGCGGGTGTGCAAGCCCTTTCTTACTTAGAAAAGCGCGGAATCACTCGTAAAACCATCATGGAGTTTCGGTTGGGATTTGCTCCGAATAGCCAGGATGTTGTCGTGTCTGCATTGCGTAGACGCGGTTTTGAGGACGACGAGCTCGTGTCCTGTGGGCTGGCGGTCGAAATGGGAAGTCGAATTGTGGACCGGTTTCGAGGTCGTATCATGATTCCCATCTGCGATAAGAAGGGCGAAGTCGTAGGATTTGGTGGCCGTACGATGTTGCCGGACGGTAAACCTAAATACTTGAATTCACCCGAGAACGATGTCTTCCACAAGAGTAAGCTCCTGTACAACTTTCACGTGGCAAGAAAGTCGATTCGGCAACAGCGAACCGCAATTTTGCTCGAAGGCTACATGGACGTCATCTCGTTGGCACAGGCGGGCATTTCGTCCGGTGTGGCTTCGCTGGGGACCTCTCTGACCGAGGAGCAGGCCAGTATGTTGAAGGCCGACTGCGATAGGGTGATCATTGCCTACGACGGAGATTCGGCAGGGCGAAAGGCCGCGGTGCGGGCTATTGATCTACTGCAGGGAGCAGGGATTGAACCTGTCGTACTTTCGATTCCAGATGGGCTCGATCCCGACGAGTACGTTCGCTCCCACGGCGGCGATGCGTTCTCGCGTTTACTTTCACGGCGGACGCTGTCGGTTGTTCAATACCTACTGGATGAACTGCGGCAGAAGGCAAATCTGGTCAGCCCTGTCGGGCGTACGGATTTTGTTCGGGCGGCACTGCAACTCTTGGCAGAGCGAGCAACGCCTGTCGAACAGGAATACGAGTTGCGAAATTTGTCACAGGAATTTAACTTGTCCGTCGAAACTTTGAAGGAAGAGCTTCGGACGTTCTCGAAACAACATAAGAGACATCGCGAACAATCAGTTCAACGCGCTGCACAAACCGCTGTGGCTCAACCTTTGGAGCGGGCTGTGTCGCGAGCAAGTATAGGACTATTAAAGGCTGTTCTGATGGATGAGATGGCTGCGATGTACGTGATGGAGAAGGGGCTAACTGAACTCGCGGAGCCGTTGCAAACGGCGTTGTTGGCTCGGTTATACGCATGGCGCTTGGCCAATCCGACGAGCGATCCGTCCTCATTCGTGGACGAACTGGAAGACGAACCGCTGGTGCAATTGGCTTCTTCCTTGTTCTTTGGAGAAACGCCAGAGTTCTCCAAAGATCTGTTGGATGACTATGTGCGCACGGTAGAACGCCACCACCTTGAGGCGGAATATCGGGCGTTGCTTCACCAATGGATAGAGGTGGAAGCGTCGGGTGACGGGAATCGTGCTAGAGAGATAAAGTTGCAGGTGGAACAAATTCAGGGCCAGATTGCAACATTGAAGCTACCCCGAGAACAAAACGCAGAGGGGTAA
- a CDS encoding kinase/pyrophosphorylase, producing MRQIPVIYVVSDSIGETAESVVRAAASQFDGGHVILRRVSYVKDVRTIEATVDAAAMEDACIAFTIIVPELKAQLIRRARAVGVRYVDIMGPMMEVLQDVVGERPRLLAGLVHQLDEDYFRRVEAIEFAVKYDDGKDTRGLLEADVILVGVSRTSKTPLSMYLAHKAIKVANVPLVPEAQPPKQLDYEEVRNKVVGLTIRPDKLNLIRQERLRALGLQDEARYASSTRIVEELEYASRVMDRLRCPVVDVSDRAVEETAGIILEIVSRGDVQQQL from the coding sequence ATGAGACAAATTCCGGTCATTTATGTCGTTTCTGATTCGATAGGTGAGACAGCTGAATCTGTGGTGCGGGCGGCTGCTAGTCAGTTCGACGGCGGCCATGTGATCCTGCGCCGCGTCTCCTATGTCAAGGACGTCCGCACCATCGAAGCGACGGTCGACGCGGCCGCCATGGAGGACGCCTGTATCGCGTTTACCATTATCGTGCCGGAGTTGAAAGCGCAACTCATTCGCAGAGCGCGGGCGGTGGGTGTTCGCTACGTGGATATCATGGGACCGATGATGGAAGTGCTTCAAGACGTCGTCGGCGAGCGGCCACGGCTACTGGCTGGGCTTGTGCATCAATTGGACGAAGACTACTTTCGGCGCGTCGAAGCCATCGAATTCGCAGTCAAGTACGACGATGGGAAGGACACTCGTGGTTTGTTAGAGGCGGACGTCATTCTCGTCGGGGTATCCCGTACATCGAAAACCCCTTTGAGCATGTACCTGGCGCACAAAGCCATCAAGGTGGCCAACGTGCCGCTGGTACCTGAGGCCCAACCGCCAAAACAACTCGACTACGAGGAGGTCCGCAACAAAGTCGTGGGGCTGACGATACGCCCAGACAAACTCAACCTCATTCGCCAGGAGCGATTGCGCGCACTGGGGCTCCAAGACGAGGCGAGATACGCGAGTTCAACGCGGATTGTCGAAGAACTGGAATACGCAAGTCGTGTCATGGATAGACTTCGATGTCCGGTTGTGGATGTGAGTGATCGAGCTGTGGAAGAAACAGCAGGGATTATCCTCGAGATCGTCAGCAGGGGCGATGTGCAGCAACAACTGTAG
- a CDS encoding YdcF family protein, which produces MILSLLMLAAVAAIALIGTSVFVHRFALHLRRSGRQERPEVSQTGIVLGAYTDGFRPSLPLRSRLRAALHLYRCGIIQSFIVSGGQGEDETVSEARSMKRFLIINGVPPNVIFEDRWSKDTWENLKNSKQLMQRLQFTTAVIVTSDYHLPRALAVARMLDMNVTGFAAYSTHGEFHAAIREVFAHIQYTLQGRQSLF; this is translated from the coding sequence GTGATCCTCAGTCTGCTGATGTTGGCGGCAGTCGCAGCCATCGCATTGATCGGAACGTCCGTATTTGTGCACAGGTTTGCTCTTCATCTGCGCCGAAGTGGTCGGCAGGAACGCCCGGAAGTAAGCCAGACGGGCATCGTCCTCGGCGCCTACACGGACGGGTTCCGCCCGAGTCTCCCCCTGCGTTCGAGATTGCGTGCGGCCTTGCACCTGTACCGGTGCGGGATCATCCAAAGCTTCATCGTGAGCGGTGGACAGGGTGAAGATGAGACTGTCTCCGAGGCGAGATCGATGAAGCGGTTTTTGATTATCAATGGCGTACCTCCCAACGTGATCTTCGAGGACAGATGGTCCAAAGACACTTGGGAAAACCTAAAGAATAGTAAACAGCTCATGCAGCGACTGCAGTTCACGACAGCGGTCATCGTCACGAGTGACTACCACCTGCCTCGAGCGCTGGCGGTGGCTCGGATGCTGGACATGAACGTCACTGGTTTTGCGGCATATTCGACGCATGGAGAATTTCATGCTGCGATACGTGAGGTTTTTGCACACATCCAATATACGTTGCAAGGTCGACAGTCCCTATTTTGA
- the rpoD gene encoding RNA polymerase sigma factor RpoD, protein MTKAKDEVREEERGLTLQQARQQLVELGKKQGSLTYEEITDRLSPFDQDTDQLDDFFEHLGEQGIDIVNERDEEKSESHDDEYDLNDLSMPPGVKISDPVRMYLKEIGRVPLLSAQDEIELAKRIEAGDEEAKRRLAEANLRLVVSIAKRYVGRGMLFLDLIQEGNLGLIKAVEKFDYRKGYKFSTYATWWIRQAITRAIADQARTIRIPVHMVETINKLIRVSRQLLQELGREPTAEEIAEEMDLTPDKVREIQKIAQEPVSLETPIGEEDDSHLGDFIPDDEAPAPADAAAYELLKEQLEDVLDTLTEREENVLRLRFGLDDGRTRTLEEVGKVFGVTRERIRQIEAKALRKLRHPSRSKRLKDFLE, encoded by the coding sequence ATGACCAAAGCAAAGGACGAAGTACGCGAAGAAGAACGCGGACTGACACTGCAGCAGGCAAGACAACAACTCGTGGAGCTTGGGAAGAAGCAGGGCTCCCTGACCTATGAGGAGATTACAGACCGCCTGTCCCCATTCGACCAAGACACGGACCAATTGGACGACTTTTTTGAACATCTTGGCGAACAAGGCATTGATATCGTCAATGAGCGCGACGAAGAAAAGAGCGAGAGTCATGACGATGAATACGATTTGAATGACCTATCCATGCCGCCGGGTGTCAAGATCAGTGACCCCGTGCGCATGTACCTGAAGGAAATCGGACGCGTACCTCTCCTGTCGGCCCAAGATGAAATCGAGTTGGCCAAGCGCATTGAAGCGGGTGACGAGGAAGCGAAGCGCCGCCTTGCGGAAGCGAACCTGCGCCTCGTCGTCAGCATCGCAAAGCGCTACGTTGGCCGCGGCATGCTGTTCCTGGATCTCATTCAGGAAGGAAACTTGGGGCTTATCAAGGCGGTCGAAAAGTTCGATTACCGCAAGGGATATAAATTCAGTACGTATGCAACCTGGTGGATTCGGCAGGCCATCACACGCGCTATTGCGGATCAGGCACGCACGATTCGAATTCCTGTGCACATGGTGGAAACCATCAATAAGTTGATTCGCGTAAGCCGTCAACTTCTACAGGAACTCGGTCGTGAACCGACCGCTGAGGAAATTGCGGAGGAGATGGACCTGACGCCCGACAAGGTGCGGGAGATTCAGAAGATCGCCCAGGAGCCGGTATCGCTCGAAACGCCAATCGGCGAGGAAGACGATTCGCACCTCGGGGATTTCATCCCCGACGACGAGGCGCCTGCACCAGCGGACGCTGCGGCGTACGAACTGTTGAAGGAGCAACTTGAGGACGTCCTCGACACCCTCACGGAACGCGAGGAGAACGTATTGCGCCTGCGCTTTGGATTGGACGACGGGCGTACGCGCACGTTGGAGGAAGTCGGCAAAGTGTTCGGTGTCACCAGAGAACGCATTCGCCAAATCGAGGCGAAGGCGCTTCGCAAACTGCGCCATCCTAGCAGGAGCAAACGCCTGAAGGATTTCCTCGAGTAA
- a CDS encoding diacylglycerol kinase, producing the protein MRDTSEYKASSFRKSLTFAFHGMVYAFHSETNMRRHFWLFNTLAAVELVFRPPLTEVAVSLFVATCIFSAELLNTAIELAVDLSVEWKHHPIAGAAKDVAAGAVSMLAFGSLFVGIWVIAMSVPLRFRLFSTVHPCAAWLLIIATAAIWTVRYWPFHRVPMNHVPEKETQDGV; encoded by the coding sequence ATGCGTGACACATCGGAATACAAGGCCAGTTCTTTTCGAAAGTCGCTGACTTTTGCGTTTCACGGGATGGTTTACGCATTTCATTCGGAAACGAACATGCGTCGACATTTTTGGCTGTTCAATACCCTTGCGGCTGTAGAATTGGTCTTTCGGCCGCCACTGACGGAAGTGGCCGTCAGTTTGTTTGTGGCCACGTGTATTTTTAGTGCTGAATTGTTGAATACCGCGATCGAACTAGCGGTTGATCTATCTGTGGAGTGGAAGCATCACCCGATTGCTGGCGCAGCGAAGGACGTTGCGGCCGGTGCCGTTTCGATGTTGGCGTTTGGGAGCCTATTTGTCGGGATATGGGTGATCGCGATGTCAGTCCCGCTGCGCTTTCGGCTGTTCTCGACCGTCCACCCATGCGCTGCTTGGCTGCTCATCATTGCCACAGCGGCGATATGGACCGTGCGGTATTGGCCGTTTCATCGGGTGCCTATGAATCACGTACCAGAAAAGGAGACGCAAGATGGGGTATAA
- the era gene encoding GTPase Era — protein sequence MGYKSGFVAIIGRPNVGKSTLLNAMIGQKIAIMSKRAQTTRNRIRGVRTTDTSQTIFIDTPGIHTPHHRLGEYMVEVATQTLQEVDLVLFVVDATTGLHPAEREIVKRFESVRTPIFLVLNKVDAVEKPLLLEHIESYQNIHSFDEYIPVSALKLEQTETLAKLIEERLPDGPKFYPDDMVTDYPEQFIIAEVIREKVLMLTQEEVPHAVMVDIEQMERRNQDTLYVHALIYTERDSQKGILIGKQGQMLKRVGELARRELEGLLGSKLYLELWVKVKKDWRNRPTLLRQFGFNNE from the coding sequence ATGGGGTATAAGTCGGGCTTTGTAGCCATTATCGGTCGACCCAACGTGGGGAAATCGACCCTTTTAAACGCCATGATCGGTCAAAAGATCGCCATCATGTCGAAGCGTGCGCAAACGACGCGCAACCGGATTCGAGGCGTTCGTACGACGGATACATCGCAAACGATATTCATTGACACGCCAGGTATTCACACACCTCACCATCGGCTCGGTGAGTATATGGTTGAAGTGGCGACGCAGACGCTTCAAGAGGTCGATCTCGTCCTGTTCGTCGTCGACGCCACGACTGGGCTGCACCCTGCTGAACGGGAGATCGTCAAGCGGTTTGAATCGGTCCGTACGCCGATTTTTCTTGTGCTGAACAAGGTGGATGCCGTTGAAAAGCCGCTGTTGCTCGAGCACATTGAGTCATATCAAAACATCCATTCGTTTGACGAATACATACCTGTGTCCGCGCTTAAGCTCGAGCAGACGGAGACGCTCGCCAAGTTGATTGAAGAGCGGCTGCCCGACGGGCCGAAGTTTTATCCGGACGACATGGTGACGGACTACCCTGAGCAGTTTATCATCGCCGAGGTCATCCGCGAGAAGGTGCTTATGTTGACGCAGGAAGAAGTACCTCACGCGGTGATGGTCGACATCGAGCAAATGGAGCGACGCAACCAGGATACGCTCTATGTGCATGCGTTGATCTATACGGAACGAGACAGTCAAAAGGGCATTCTGATTGGCAAGCAAGGCCAGATGCTCAAACGAGTCGGCGAACTGGCTCGCAGGGAATTGGAAGGTCTCCTGGGTTCCAAGCTCTATTTGGAACTGTGGGTCAAGGTGAAAAAGGATTGGCGCAATCGCCCCACACTCCTGCGTCAGTTTGGGTTTAACAACGAGTAA
- a CDS encoding YqzL family protein, whose product MRDYTWQMFELTGDIDAYLLYRAADGFSPEIQTDALDEAATDEPEAIMPQ is encoded by the coding sequence TTGCGGGATTATACTTGGCAAATGTTCGAATTGACTGGTGACATCGATGCTTATCTATTGTATCGAGCGGCGGATGGTTTTAGTCCAGAAATACAAACTGATGCATTGGATGAGGCGGCCACCGACGAGCCTGAGGCGATCATGCCACAGTGA
- a CDS encoding Nif3-like dinuclear metal center hexameric protein codes for MTRTVTVGDIIRLMEDIAPPKWALANDKIGLQIGNVDKPVSRVWVALEASPDVVEQAVSAGVQLIITHHALLFRPISVLDTRQRRSRAIQHLLAADIAVYSAHTNLDVAPGGVNDVIAERIGLKDTEILDVTYRDALRKLAVYVPTTHLEAVRRAIGEAGAGAIGNYSHCTFSSTGIGTFLPGDSTTPFIGAHGVLERVEEARLETIVPESLLPQVLAAMRDAHSYEEVAYDVYRVDQPGPAYGIGRVGNLPKGMALSAFAEHIRDAFGMRHIRYAGDGDLLVERVAVLGGSGSRWVEKSLAKGAQVLVTADVGHHEAGDAWQDGLAIVDATHAALEQPVCAVLADRLQRMLHSVAGDCGVDIAAAPIDVDPFHWT; via the coding sequence GTGACCCGTACAGTGACGGTCGGGGACATCATTCGTCTAATGGAGGACATCGCGCCGCCGAAATGGGCCTTGGCGAACGATAAAATCGGCCTTCAGATCGGAAACGTGGACAAGCCTGTGTCTCGCGTCTGGGTGGCGCTTGAAGCGTCGCCAGACGTGGTAGAACAGGCCGTCTCAGCGGGCGTCCAGCTCATCATCACGCACCACGCGCTCCTCTTTCGCCCAATTTCCGTCCTCGATACACGCCAGCGCCGGAGTCGCGCCATTCAGCACTTGCTCGCGGCTGATATCGCCGTCTACTCGGCGCACACCAATTTAGACGTAGCACCGGGCGGCGTCAACGATGTCATCGCCGAGCGCATTGGCTTGAAGGACACCGAGATTCTCGATGTCACCTATCGTGACGCGCTTCGCAAACTCGCCGTCTACGTGCCGACGACACATCTGGAAGCCGTTCGTCGTGCTATCGGGGAGGCAGGTGCCGGTGCGATCGGCAATTATAGCCACTGCACGTTTTCCTCGACGGGCATCGGCACGTTTCTGCCAGGCGACAGTACGACTCCGTTTATCGGAGCGCATGGCGTGCTCGAAAGGGTCGAGGAAGCACGCTTGGAAACGATCGTGCCAGAATCTCTCCTGCCCCAAGTGTTGGCGGCCATGCGTGACGCACACTCTTATGAGGAAGTGGCGTACGACGTGTATCGTGTGGATCAGCCTGGACCGGCGTATGGCATCGGACGCGTCGGCAATTTGCCAAAGGGTATGGCACTGTCGGCATTTGCAGAACATATTCGCGACGCCTTTGGCATGAGACACATCCGATACGCCGGTGACGGCGACCTGTTGGTCGAGCGAGTGGCGGTATTAGGTGGGTCGGGAAGCAGATGGGTCGAAAAGAGCCTCGCGAAAGGCGCGCAGGTCTTAGTGACCGCTGACGTCGGCCACCACGAGGCAGGCGACGCATGGCAAGACGGCCTTGCCATCGTGGACGCGACACATGCGGCATTAGAGCAGCCCGTGTGCGCTGTGTTAGCGGATCGACTACAGCGGATGCTGCATTCCGTCGCTGGTGACTGCGGCGTCGACATCGCCGCGGCGCCTATCGACGTCGATCCGTTCCACTGGACCTAA
- a CDS encoding class I SAM-dependent methyltransferase, whose product MQLMTLSKRLQTIVDDVPKASVLADIGTDHAFIPIYAIQVGRVEHAIATDLRSGPLQKARENVAKYGLRDVIELRLGDGLDALQPGEADVIVSAGIGGHVHTAMLRAGLDVAKAAKRIIFQPMNAGHLLRQSLDELGFHLVCERLVLEDDRVYEILVAEPAEAPDPIYDDVRHDTDLLAQAYTYGPMLMREKSGLYRLRIQREIEKLQSVLHSVQQSDNDAARERAAELMTDVEKLVMLLSEGKGEGR is encoded by the coding sequence ATGCAGTTGATGACGTTGTCAAAGCGGCTTCAGACGATTGTTGATGATGTACCAAAGGCCAGTGTGCTGGCTGACATCGGAACGGACCACGCATTCATCCCCATCTACGCCATTCAGGTGGGCCGTGTAGAGCACGCCATCGCCACCGATTTACGATCCGGCCCGCTCCAAAAAGCCCGCGAAAACGTCGCGAAGTACGGGTTGCGCGACGTGATCGAATTGCGATTGGGCGATGGGCTCGACGCGCTCCAGCCCGGGGAGGCAGATGTCATCGTATCGGCGGGCATAGGCGGCCACGTGCACACGGCGATGTTGCGCGCGGGCCTCGACGTAGCGAAGGCAGCTAAGCGCATCATCTTTCAACCGATGAACGCAGGACACCTGTTGCGCCAGAGCCTCGATGAACTCGGTTTTCACCTTGTTTGCGAGCGACTCGTTCTGGAAGACGACAGAGTGTACGAAATCCTGGTGGCGGAGCCGGCTGAGGCCCCTGACCCGATCTACGACGACGTTCGTCACGACACCGACCTGTTGGCGCAGGCCTATACGTATGGTCCGATGTTGATGCGGGAGAAGAGCGGATTGTACAGGCTGCGCATTCAGCGAGAGATCGAGAAGCTTCAGTCGGTTTTGCACAGCGTTCAACAGAGCGACAACGACGCAGCAAGGGAACGGGCCGCTGAATTGATGACCGACGTGGAAAAACTCGTGATGTTGCTGAGCGAAGGGAAAGGTGAAGGACGGTGA